Proteins encoded by one window of Dryocola sp. LX212:
- a CDS encoding maltoporin, with translation MISGDRTMITLRKLPLAVAVAAGVMSVQAMAVDFHGYARSGIGWTGSGGEQQCFQATGAQSKYRLGNECETYAELKLGQEVWKEGDKSFYFDTNVAYSVAQQNDWEATDPAFREANVQGKNLIDALPGANMWAGKRFYQRHDVHMIDFYYWDISGPGAGLENIDVGVGKLSIAATRSSEAGGSAAFNDFNADGSRNYSNEVPNDVFDVRWAGIETNPGGTLELGVDYGHTNIPDDYYLQPGASKDGWMGTIEHTQSMLKGYNKFVVQYATDSMTSQGKGLAQGGSINNDGHMIRVLDHGAITLADRWDLMYVGMYQNLDMDDNQGTEWYTVGVRPMFKWTPIMSTLLEVGYDNVKSQETGDRNGQYKITLAQQWQAGDSIWSRPALRVFATYAKWDEKWGYAKDGNGNATRFAINDSTGNGTFSTSRGDSDEFSFGAQMEIWW, from the coding sequence ATGATCTCAGGAGATAGAACGATGATTACTCTGCGCAAACTCCCACTGGCGGTAGCCGTAGCAGCAGGCGTTATGTCTGTTCAGGCAATGGCGGTGGACTTCCACGGTTATGCCCGTTCTGGTATCGGCTGGACCGGTAGCGGCGGCGAACAGCAGTGCTTCCAGGCGACTGGTGCACAGTCTAAATACCGTCTTGGTAACGAATGTGAGACCTATGCGGAATTAAAACTGGGTCAGGAAGTGTGGAAAGAAGGCGATAAGAGCTTCTACTTCGATACCAACGTGGCCTACTCCGTAGCACAGCAGAATGACTGGGAAGCAACAGACCCGGCATTCCGTGAAGCCAACGTGCAGGGTAAAAATCTGATTGATGCACTGCCTGGCGCAAACATGTGGGCTGGTAAGCGCTTTTACCAGCGTCATGACGTTCACATGATCGACTTCTACTACTGGGATATTTCTGGTCCTGGTGCAGGTCTGGAAAACATCGATGTCGGCGTGGGTAAACTGTCCATCGCGGCAACCCGTTCTTCTGAGGCCGGTGGTTCTGCAGCATTTAATGATTTCAACGCTGATGGTTCTCGTAACTACAGCAACGAAGTACCAAACGATGTGTTCGACGTGCGTTGGGCGGGTATTGAAACCAACCCAGGCGGTACGTTAGAGCTGGGTGTTGACTACGGCCACACCAATATTCCTGATGATTATTACTTGCAGCCTGGCGCGTCTAAAGACGGCTGGATGGGGACCATCGAACATACCCAGAGCATGCTGAAAGGCTACAACAAGTTTGTTGTTCAGTACGCGACGGACTCCATGACTTCGCAGGGCAAAGGCCTGGCGCAGGGGGGCAGCATCAATAACGATGGTCACATGATCCGCGTTCTTGACCACGGTGCTATCACGCTTGCTGACCGTTGGGACCTGATGTACGTCGGTATGTACCAGAACCTGGATATGGATGACAACCAGGGGACTGAATGGTACACCGTTGGCGTGCGTCCAATGTTCAAATGGACACCAATCATGAGCACCCTTCTGGAAGTTGGCTACGACAACGTCAAGTCTCAAGAAACTGGTGACCGCAACGGCCAGTACAAAATTACCCTGGCGCAGCAATGGCAGGCAGGCGACAGCATCTGGTCCCGACCGGCACTGCGCGTCTTCGCAACCTACGCCAAGTGGGATGAGAAATGGGGTTACGCGAAAGACGGTAATGGCAACGCGACCCGCTTCGCCATCAACGACTCTACCGGTAACGGCACCTTCTCAACCAGCCGCGGCGACAGCGATGAGTTCTCCTTCGGTGCGCAGATGGAAATCTGGTGGTAA
- the malK gene encoding maltose/maltodextrin ABC transporter ATP-binding protein MalK produces MASVQLRNVTKAWGDVVVSKDINLDIQEGEFVVFVGPSGCGKSTLLRMIAGLETVISGDLFIGEKRVNDVPPAERGIGMVFQSYALYPHLSVAENMSFGLKLAGAKKDEINQRVNQVSETLQLAHLLDRRPKALSGGQRQRVAIGRTLVAEPRVFLLDEPLSNLDAALRVQMRIEISRLHKRLGRTMIYVTHDQVEAMTLADKIVVLDAGRVAQVGKPLELYHYPADRFVAGFIGSPKMNFLPVKVTATAIDQVQVELPNRQQVWLPVESSHVQVGTNMSLGIRPEHLLPSDIADVTLEGEVQVVEQLGHETQIHIQIPAIRQNLVYRQNDVVLVKEGATFAIGLPPERCHLFREDGTACRRLHQEPGV; encoded by the coding sequence ATGGCAAGCGTACAGCTGCGGAACGTTACGAAAGCCTGGGGCGACGTGGTGGTCTCGAAAGACATCAACCTGGATATCCAGGAAGGCGAGTTCGTGGTCTTCGTTGGGCCATCGGGCTGCGGGAAATCGACCCTGCTGCGCATGATTGCCGGCCTTGAAACCGTGATCAGCGGTGATTTGTTCATCGGCGAGAAGCGCGTGAACGACGTGCCTCCGGCCGAGCGCGGTATCGGCATGGTCTTCCAGTCTTACGCGCTCTACCCGCACCTGTCGGTGGCGGAAAACATGTCATTCGGCCTGAAGCTGGCCGGTGCCAAAAAAGACGAAATTAATCAGCGGGTCAACCAGGTCTCCGAAACCTTACAGCTAGCTCATCTGCTGGACCGTCGCCCAAAGGCGCTTTCCGGCGGGCAGCGTCAGCGTGTCGCCATTGGCCGTACGCTGGTGGCGGAACCACGGGTGTTCCTGCTCGATGAACCCCTTTCCAACCTCGATGCGGCGCTGCGCGTGCAGATGCGTATCGAGATCTCCCGTCTGCACAAGCGCCTGGGGCGCACCATGATTTACGTCACCCACGATCAGGTAGAAGCCATGACGCTCGCCGACAAGATTGTGGTGCTTGACGCCGGTCGTGTGGCGCAGGTGGGGAAACCGCTCGAACTTTATCACTACCCGGCGGACCGGTTCGTCGCGGGCTTTATCGGCTCGCCAAAGATGAACTTCCTGCCGGTAAAAGTGACTGCCACAGCAATCGATCAGGTACAGGTTGAATTACCGAACCGCCAGCAGGTCTGGCTGCCGGTAGAAAGCAGCCATGTTCAGGTAGGGACCAACATGTCCCTGGGTATTCGTCCTGAACACCTGCTGCCAAGCGACATCGCCGACGTCACCCTCGAAGGTGAAGTCCAGGTGGTCGAGCAGTTAGGACATGAGACTCAGATTCACATCCAAATCCCCGCCATTCGTCAGAACCTGGTGTACCGCCAGAATGACGTGGTGTTGGTAAAAGAAGGTGCCACATTCGCAATTGGCCTGCCGCCAGAGCGTTGCCATCTGTTCCGTGAGGACGGCACTGCTTGTCGTAGGCTGCATCAAGAGCCAGGCGTTTAA
- the malE gene encoding maltose/maltodextrin ABC transporter substrate-binding protein MalE encodes MKIKTGARILALSALTTMMFSASALAKIEEGKLVIWINGDKGYNGLAEVGKKFEKDTGIKVTIEHPDKLEEKFPQVAATGDGPDIIFWAHDRFGGYAQSGLLAEISPDKAFQDKLYPFTWDAVRYNGKIIAYPVSVEALSLIYNKDLVPNPPKTWEEIPALDKTLKAKGKSALMFNLQEPYFTWPLIAADGGYAFKLENGKYDVKDVGVDSKGAKEGLSFLVSLIKNKHMNADTDYSIAEAAFNKGETAMTINGPWAWSNIDKSKINYGVTLLPTFKGKPSKPFVGVLSAGINAASPNKELAKEFLENYLMTDQGLAEVNKDKPLGAVALKSYQEQLAKDPRIAATMDNAQKGEIMPNVPQMASFWYAVRTAVINAVSGRQTVDAAMKDAQGRITK; translated from the coding sequence ATGAAAATTAAAACCGGCGCCCGCATTCTCGCTTTGTCAGCTCTGACGACGATGATGTTTTCCGCCTCTGCACTGGCAAAAATTGAAGAAGGCAAACTGGTCATCTGGATTAACGGCGACAAGGGCTACAACGGCCTGGCTGAAGTCGGTAAGAAATTTGAAAAGGATACCGGCATCAAAGTGACCATTGAGCACCCGGACAAGCTGGAAGAGAAGTTCCCGCAGGTTGCGGCGACGGGCGACGGTCCGGACATTATTTTCTGGGCCCATGACCGTTTTGGTGGTTACGCGCAGTCTGGCCTGCTGGCCGAAATCAGCCCGGACAAAGCCTTCCAGGACAAACTCTATCCGTTCACCTGGGACGCGGTTCGCTATAACGGCAAAATCATCGCCTACCCGGTTTCTGTAGAAGCGTTATCGCTGATTTATAACAAAGACCTGGTGCCAAACCCGCCGAAGACCTGGGAAGAGATCCCTGCGCTGGATAAAACGCTGAAGGCGAAGGGCAAGAGCGCACTGATGTTTAACCTGCAGGAGCCGTACTTCACCTGGCCGCTTATCGCCGCCGACGGTGGCTATGCGTTCAAACTCGAAAACGGCAAATACGACGTTAAAGATGTGGGCGTGGACAGCAAAGGCGCGAAAGAAGGCCTGAGCTTCCTGGTCAGTCTCATCAAAAACAAACACATGAATGCCGATACCGACTACTCCATCGCTGAGGCCGCCTTCAACAAAGGCGAAACCGCGATGACCATTAACGGTCCGTGGGCGTGGTCAAACATCGACAAGAGCAAAATCAACTACGGCGTAACGCTGCTGCCAACCTTCAAAGGCAAGCCGTCTAAACCGTTCGTTGGCGTGCTGAGCGCGGGTATCAACGCCGCCAGCCCGAACAAAGAGCTGGCGAAAGAGTTCCTCGAAAACTACCTGATGACCGATCAGGGCCTGGCCGAAGTGAACAAAGACAAGCCGCTTGGCGCCGTGGCGCTGAAATCCTACCAGGAACAGCTGGCGAAAGATCCGCGTATCGCCGCCACCATGGATAACGCCCAGAAAGGCGAAATCATGCCTAACGTTCCGCAGATGGCCTCCTTCTGGTATGCCGTTCGTACCGCGGTAATCAACGCAGTGAGCGGTCGCCAGACCGTTGATGCTGCAATGAAAGACGCTCAGGGACGTATTACTAAGTAA
- the malF gene encoding maltose ABC transporter permease MalF, protein MDAVKRKSRWWQNDALKWSAVGLLGLLVGYLVVLMYAQGEYLFAIMTLILSSVGLYIYANRKAYAWRYVYPGLAGMGLFVLFPLVCTIAIAFTNYSSTNQLTQERAQEVLMDRQYQAGKTFNFGLYPAGDEWQLALTDGESGRNFISENFKFGGEQHLKLTEADALPAGDKANLRVITQNRAALTQITAEMPDASTLTMSSLRQFSGTRALYTQADNGELTNNQSGVKYRPNNDIGYYQSVNADGSWGNDQLSPGYTVTIGWKNFLRVFHDEGIQKPFLAIFVWTVVFSLLTVLLTVAVGMVLACLVQWESLKGKAIYRVLLILPYAVPSFISILIFKGLFNQSFGEINMMLSSLFGIKPAWFSDPTTSRAMLIIVNTWLGYPYMMILCMGLLKAIPDDLYEASAMDGAGPFQNFFKITLPLLMKPLTPLMIASFAFNFNNFVLIQLLTNGGPDRLGTTTPAGYTDLLVSYTYRIAFEGGGGQDFGLAAAIATLIFLLVGALAIVNLKATRMKFD, encoded by the coding sequence ATGGATGCTGTTAAAAGGAAGAGCCGCTGGTGGCAAAACGATGCGCTGAAGTGGTCAGCGGTCGGCTTGTTGGGCCTGCTGGTTGGCTATCTTGTTGTCTTAATGTACGCCCAGGGGGAGTACCTGTTTGCCATCATGACGCTGATTTTAAGCTCGGTTGGCCTGTATATTTACGCTAACCGCAAGGCCTACGCCTGGCGGTACGTCTACCCTGGCCTTGCCGGCATGGGGCTGTTCGTCCTCTTCCCGCTGGTCTGTACCATCGCCATTGCCTTTACCAACTACAGCAGCACCAACCAGCTCACCCAGGAGCGCGCGCAGGAAGTGCTGATGGATCGCCAGTACCAGGCGGGCAAAACGTTTAACTTTGGCCTCTATCCGGCGGGCGACGAGTGGCAGCTTGCCCTCACCGACGGGGAAAGCGGCAGGAATTTTATCTCTGAAAACTTTAAGTTCGGCGGCGAGCAGCACCTGAAGCTCACAGAGGCGGATGCCCTGCCCGCAGGCGATAAAGCCAACCTTCGCGTGATTACCCAAAACCGCGCGGCGCTCACGCAGATCACCGCCGAAATGCCGGATGCCAGCACGCTGACCATGAGCTCCCTGCGCCAGTTCTCCGGCACGCGCGCGCTCTACACGCAGGCCGATAACGGCGAGCTGACCAATAACCAGAGCGGCGTGAAGTACCGTCCGAATAACGATATCGGTTACTACCAGTCCGTTAACGCCGACGGCAGCTGGGGCAACGACCAGTTGAGTCCGGGCTATACCGTCACCATCGGCTGGAAAAACTTCCTGCGCGTCTTCCACGACGAAGGTATTCAGAAGCCGTTCCTCGCCATCTTCGTGTGGACCGTTGTCTTCTCGCTGTTGACCGTGCTGCTCACCGTTGCGGTGGGCATGGTGCTGGCCTGCCTGGTACAGTGGGAATCCCTGAAGGGGAAAGCGATTTATCGCGTGCTGCTGATCCTGCCTTACGCGGTACCCTCGTTTATCTCAATTCTGATCTTCAAGGGGCTGTTTAACCAGAGCTTCGGTGAGATCAACATGATGCTCAGCTCGCTGTTCGGCATCAAACCGGCCTGGTTCAGCGACCCGACTACCTCACGCGCCATGCTGATTATCGTGAATACCTGGCTGGGCTATCCGTACATGATGATCCTGTGCATGGGCCTGCTGAAAGCGATTCCGGACGACCTGTATGAAGCCTCGGCGATGGACGGCGCAGGGCCGTTCCAGAACTTCTTCAAAATCACGCTGCCGCTGCTGATGAAGCCGCTGACGCCGCTGATGATTGCCAGCTTCGCCTTTAACTTTAACAACTTCGTGCTGATCCAGCTGTTGACCAACGGCGGCCCGGACCGCCTCGGCACCACGACCCCCGCGGGCTACACGGACCTGCTGGTAAGCTACACCTATCGCATCGCCTTCGAAGGCGGCGGCGGTCAGGACTTCGGCTTAGCGGCGGCTATCGCCACGCTTATCTTCCTGCTGGTTGGCGCGCTTGCGATTGTTAACCTGAAAGCCACCCGCATGAAGTTTGATTAA
- the malG gene encoding maltose ABC transporter permease MalG: protein MAMVQPKSQKLRMITTHLFLLLFIAAIMFPLLMVIAISLRPGNFATGSLIPDQISWEHWKLALGFSVEHADGRVTPPPFPVLLWLWNSIKIAAITAMGIVALSTTCAYAFARMRFPGKATLLKGMLIFQMFPAVLSLVALYALFDRLGQYIPFIGLNTHGGVIFAYLGGIALHVWTIKGYFETIDGSLEEAASLDGATPWQAFRLVLLPLSVPILAVVFILSFIAAITEVPVASLLLRDVNSYTLAVGMQQYLNPQNYLWGDFAAAAVLSAIPITVVFLLAQRWLVSGLTAGGVKG from the coding sequence ATGGCCATGGTTCAACCCAAATCTCAAAAGCTGCGTATGATCACCACGCACCTGTTTTTACTGCTGTTTATCGCGGCGATTATGTTCCCGCTGCTGATGGTAATTGCGATTTCCCTGCGCCCCGGCAACTTTGCCACCGGCAGCCTGATCCCGGATCAGATCTCCTGGGAGCACTGGAAGCTGGCGCTGGGCTTCAGCGTCGAGCACGCTGACGGACGCGTCACACCGCCGCCGTTCCCTGTGCTGCTGTGGCTGTGGAACTCCATTAAAATCGCGGCGATCACGGCGATGGGTATCGTCGCCCTCTCCACTACCTGCGCCTACGCTTTTGCCCGCATGCGCTTCCCGGGCAAAGCCACGCTGCTGAAAGGGATGCTGATTTTCCAGATGTTCCCGGCGGTGCTGTCACTGGTGGCGCTGTACGCGTTGTTTGACCGCCTGGGCCAGTACATTCCGTTTATCGGGCTGAATACGCACGGTGGGGTGATCTTCGCCTATCTTGGCGGTATCGCGCTGCACGTGTGGACGATTAAAGGCTACTTCGAAACAATTGACGGCTCGCTTGAAGAAGCGGCCTCGCTGGATGGCGCAACGCCGTGGCAGGCCTTCCGCCTGGTGCTGCTGCCGCTCTCCGTGCCGATTCTGGCGGTGGTGTTCATCCTGTCGTTTATCGCGGCGATTACCGAAGTGCCGGTCGCGTCGCTGCTGCTGCGCGACGTGAACAGCTACACCCTGGCAGTGGGCATGCAGCAGTATCTCAACCCGCAAAACTACCTGTGGGGCGACTTTGCCGCGGCGGCCGTGCTGTCCGCAATCCCGATTACCGTGGTGTTCTTACTGGCGCAGCGCTGGCTGGTGAGCGGCCTGACGGCGGGCGGTGTGAAAGGTTAA
- the psiE gene encoding phosphate-starvation-inducible protein PsiE yields the protein MPATPRVEWISTVMQTVLNLGLLALGVILIIFLGKETYHLAKVLFAPTEQASKYLLIEGLVVYFLYFEFIALIIKYFQTGYHFPLRYFVYIGITAIVRLIIIDHKSPIDVLIYSGAILLLVITLWLCNSSRLKRE from the coding sequence ATGCCTGCCACACCCCGCGTTGAATGGATCTCTACCGTCATGCAGACGGTGCTCAACCTTGGCCTGCTGGCCCTGGGCGTGATCCTGATTATCTTCCTCGGCAAAGAGACCTACCATCTGGCGAAGGTGCTGTTCGCCCCAACGGAGCAGGCGAGCAAATACCTGCTGATTGAAGGGCTGGTGGTCTATTTCCTCTACTTCGAATTCATCGCCCTGATTATTAAATACTTCCAGACTGGCTATCATTTTCCGCTGCGCTACTTTGTCTACATTGGCATCACCGCCATCGTGCGGCTGATCATCATCGACCATAAATCCCCCATCGACGTGCTGATTTACTCAGGGGCTATTCTGCTGCTGGTGATTACGCTGTGGCTGTGTAACAGCAGCCGTTTAAAGCGGGAATAA
- a CDS encoding YjbH domain-containing protein: protein MKNKYIYSLLALAVSTACHAETFPAPIGPSQSDFGGVGLLQTPTARMARTGEFSANYRDNDQYRFYSASIQLFPWLETTLRYTDVRTRQYSSVDAFSGDQTYKDKAFDMKVRLWEEGYYLPEVSAGVRDLGGTGLFDGEYVVASKAWGPFDFSLGMGWGYMGTSGNVKNPFCEVSNSFCNRDNSYNQAGSFNFSGMFHGPASLFGGIEYQTPWQPLRLKLEYEGNNYSQDFAGKLEQRSNFNVGAIYRVTDWADVNVSYERGNTVMFGFTLRTNFNDLRPGYNDNRRPQYQPNPQDEILQHNVVANQLTMLKYNAGLANPNIQVKGDTLYVTGEQVKYRDSREGIERANRIVMNDLPENIQTIRITETRLNMPQVTTETDVSSLRHHLEGEPLGHETQLVQKREEPIVPETTEQGYYIDKSKVNFSLNPVLNQSIGGPESFYMYQVGVMGTADWWVTDHLLTTGSIFANIANNYDKFNYTNPPNDSTLPRVRTHVRDYVENDIYVNNLQANYFQYLGNSWYGQVYGGYLETMYGGAGAEVLYRPVDSNWAIGANANYVKQRDWRSAQDMMKFTDYSAPTGHLTGYWTPSFADDVLVKLSVGQYLAKDKGGTLEISKRFDSGIVVGTYATITNVSKEEYGEGDFTKGFYVNVPLDIFTSSPTRSRAQIGWTPLTRDGGQMLGRKFDLYSMTSDRSLNFR from the coding sequence ATGAAAAATAAATATATCTACAGCCTGCTGGCGCTGGCCGTCTCCACCGCCTGCCACGCCGAAACTTTCCCGGCCCCCATTGGCCCTTCGCAATCCGACTTCGGCGGCGTGGGCCTGCTGCAAACCCCAACCGCACGCATGGCCCGCACCGGCGAGTTCAGCGCTAACTACCGCGATAATGACCAGTACCGCTTTTACTCCGCTTCTATCCAGCTCTTCCCGTGGCTGGAAACCACGCTGCGCTACACCGACGTGCGCACCAGACAGTACAGCTCCGTAGACGCCTTCTCCGGTGACCAGACCTACAAAGATAAGGCTTTCGATATGAAAGTGCGCCTGTGGGAAGAGGGCTATTACCTGCCGGAAGTCTCCGCAGGGGTGAGGGATTTAGGCGGTACGGGCCTGTTTGACGGCGAATACGTGGTGGCGAGCAAAGCCTGGGGGCCGTTCGATTTCTCGCTGGGCATGGGCTGGGGCTATATGGGCACCAGCGGCAACGTGAAAAATCCGTTCTGCGAAGTCAGCAACAGCTTCTGCAATCGCGATAACAGCTACAACCAGGCAGGTTCCTTCAACTTCAGCGGTATGTTCCACGGCCCGGCTTCCCTGTTCGGCGGTATCGAATACCAGACGCCGTGGCAGCCGCTGCGTCTGAAGCTGGAATACGAAGGGAACAACTACAGCCAGGACTTTGCGGGCAAGCTCGAGCAGCGCAGCAACTTTAACGTCGGCGCGATCTATCGGGTGACCGATTGGGCCGACGTTAACGTCAGCTATGAGCGCGGCAATACCGTGATGTTCGGCTTCACGCTGCGCACTAACTTTAACGATCTCCGTCCCGGCTATAACGACAACCGTCGCCCGCAGTACCAGCCTAATCCACAGGATGAGATCCTCCAGCATAACGTTGTGGCGAACCAGCTGACGATGCTGAAATACAACGCCGGTCTTGCGAATCCGAATATTCAGGTGAAGGGCGACACGCTGTACGTCACTGGCGAGCAGGTGAAATATCGTGACTCCCGCGAAGGCATTGAGCGCGCAAATCGCATCGTAATGAACGATCTGCCGGAGAATATCCAGACCATCCGCATTACCGAGACGCGTCTGAATATGCCGCAGGTGACCACCGAAACCGACGTTTCCAGCCTGCGCCACCATCTGGAAGGCGAGCCGCTGGGGCATGAGACGCAGCTGGTGCAGAAGCGTGAGGAGCCGATTGTTCCGGAAACTACCGAGCAGGGTTACTACATCGACAAGTCGAAGGTGAACTTCTCGCTCAACCCGGTGCTGAATCAGTCAATCGGCGGCCCGGAGAGCTTCTACATGTATCAGGTCGGGGTGATGGGCACCGCCGACTGGTGGGTGACAGACCACCTGCTGACCACCGGCAGCATTTTTGCCAACATCGCCAATAACTACGATAAATTTAACTACACCAACCCGCCGAACGATTCGACGCTGCCGCGCGTGCGTACCCACGTTCGTGACTACGTGGAAAACGATATCTATGTCAACAACCTGCAGGCTAACTACTTCCAGTATCTGGGCAATAGCTGGTACGGACAGGTTTACGGCGGCTATCTGGAAACCATGTACGGCGGTGCGGGTGCTGAGGTGCTTTACCGTCCTGTAGACAGCAACTGGGCAATTGGCGCTAACGCCAACTACGTCAAACAGCGTGACTGGCGCAGCGCGCAGGACATGATGAAGTTTACCGATTACAGCGCGCCGACCGGCCACCTGACGGGCTACTGGACGCCTTCGTTTGCCGATGATGTGCTGGTGAAACTGAGCGTCGGACAGTATCTGGCGAAGGATAAGGGCGGCACGCTGGAGATATCCAAACGCTTCGACAGCGGGATTGTGGTGGGCACTTACGCCACCATCACCAACGTTTCGAAGGAAGAGTACGGGGAAGGGGACTTCACCAAGGGCTTCTACGTAAACGTACCGCTGGATATCTTCACCTCGTCACCGACCCGATCCCGCGCGCAGATTGGCTGGACGCCACTGACGCGAGACGGCGGGCAGATGCTGGGCCGCAAATTTGATCTGTACAGCATGACCAGCGACCGGAGCCTGAACTTCCGTTAA
- a CDS encoding capsule biosynthesis GfcC D2 domain-containing protein, translating to MRRQTTLCLAALLTFSSSYLYAAGNVTVYPGNQQAAETLTSVERLGDLVTQPSLSRAWWPGAVISERQASAAAEQQHQKLLAALGGFAAQEEGDDAAAINSVRQQLQAIKVTGRQFVNLDPDWVRLRPRSNVTLQGEYSLWAGPQPTTITLMGLVSSPGVKPFIAGRTAAEYLEDVNLLSGADRSYAWVVYPDGKTEKAPVAYWNKRHVELLPGSILFVGFSDRLFDSAFNALNQQILTSLTHRIPD from the coding sequence ATCCGCCGACAGACGACACTATGTTTAGCCGCTCTGCTGACGTTCAGCAGCTCTTATCTCTACGCCGCCGGTAACGTCACCGTTTACCCGGGGAACCAACAGGCAGCGGAAACGCTTACCAGCGTCGAGCGGCTGGGGGATTTAGTCACTCAGCCTTCTCTGAGCCGCGCCTGGTGGCCGGGTGCCGTTATTAGCGAGCGGCAGGCTTCTGCGGCTGCTGAACAGCAGCATCAAAAACTGCTCGCCGCGCTGGGCGGGTTTGCCGCCCAGGAAGAAGGTGATGACGCTGCCGCAATCAACAGCGTGCGTCAGCAGCTACAGGCTATCAAGGTAACAGGGCGCCAGTTCGTCAATCTCGACCCGGACTGGGTTCGCCTGCGTCCACGCTCCAACGTCACCCTGCAAGGGGAATACAGCCTGTGGGCAGGGCCGCAGCCGACGACTATCACGCTGATGGGGCTGGTGAGCTCACCAGGCGTCAAACCGTTCATCGCCGGTCGCACTGCGGCTGAGTATCTGGAAGATGTGAATCTGCTCAGCGGCGCCGACCGCAGCTACGCCTGGGTGGTTTATCCCGATGGCAAAACCGAAAAAGCGCCCGTCGCCTACTGGAACAAGCGCCACGTTGAGCTGCTGCCGGGCAGCATTCTGTTTGTCGGCTTCTCCGATCGCCTGTTCGACTCCGCGTTCAACGCCCTGAACCAGCAAATCCTTACTTCCCTGACCCATCGGATTCCGGATTGA
- a CDS encoding YjbF family lipoprotein — translation MQRLSILVVCLLLQACSATTKGLGTSLWHSIVGTDGVQLTDDDIQNMRYASQYMSINGGPQLFVVLAYDENGQQKWVTQDRATLVTQNGRVVKTVGLGDNLTQVSNLTDDPLAKVNQIIDGAAWTRQMAWTEHQQVRMATARSTFRWDGSDTLKVGSSVTPVRVLDEEVTASGKTWHNRFWVDSDGHIRQSKQYLGPDYWPITTVLLKAAK, via the coding sequence GTGCAGCGACTTTCAATTCTTGTTGTTTGCCTGTTACTTCAGGCCTGTTCTGCCACCACTAAGGGTCTCGGTACTTCGCTCTGGCACAGCATCGTGGGCACGGACGGCGTGCAGCTCACCGATGACGATATTCAGAATATGCGTTACGCCAGCCAGTACATGAGCATCAACGGCGGCCCGCAATTATTCGTGGTGCTGGCCTATGACGAGAACGGCCAGCAGAAATGGGTGACTCAGGATCGGGCGACCCTCGTTACCCAGAACGGCCGGGTGGTGAAGACGGTCGGCCTTGGCGACAACCTGACGCAGGTCAGCAACCTGACGGACGATCCGCTGGCAAAGGTGAACCAGATTATCGACGGTGCGGCCTGGACACGGCAAATGGCATGGACCGAACATCAGCAGGTGCGCATGGCGACGGCGCGCTCTACCTTCCGCTGGGATGGCAGCGACACCCTGAAAGTGGGCAGCAGCGTTACGCCGGTGCGCGTTCTGGATGAAGAGGTGACGGCCTCCGGTAAAACCTGGCACAACCGTTTTTGGGTAGATAGCGACGGTCATATCCGCCAGTCAAAACAATACCTTGGCCCGGACTACTGGCCGATTACCACGGTTCTGCTGAAGGCGGCGAAATAA
- the yjbE gene encoding exopolysaccharide production protein YjbE, producing MKKVIYGALAIFTLAAAGAASADPVAVGEAAGAQATSVSAGSSSATSASTVGSAMGVALAATGGGDGSNTGTTTTTTTSTQ from the coding sequence ATGAAAAAAGTCATTTATGGCGCTCTCGCCATATTCACGCTGGCAGCGGCTGGCGCGGCAAGTGCTGACCCGGTAGCAGTGGGTGAAGCAGCTGGCGCGCAGGCTACTTCTGTGTCCGCAGGGAGTTCTTCTGCGACCAGCGCCAGTACAGTCGGGTCAGCAATGGGGGTAGCGCTTGCTGCCACCGGTGGTGGCGACGGTTCAAATACCGGGACTACCACGACCACGACGACCAGCACCCAGTAA